In Deinococcus maricopensis DSM 21211, the sequence GCACGACGCACAGCCGCGCCTGCTCAGCGCCGCCGACGTGCCCGTGCGCGGCGCCGGCTTCATCCGCGACGACGCGCACAAGGCCGACACGCTCCCTAGCGTCGAACGCATCCAGGTGAACCTCGCCGTGCCCATCCTGTACGAGGGTGAGGTGTACGCCATGCTGAACCTCGACAACCACACGCGCGCGCAGAGCTTCGACGCGGACAGCGTGCAGGCCGCGCGCCTTGTGGCCACGCAGGCGGCCCTGATCGTCCACGAGGTGCACGCCCGGCAGCACGTCCGGACGCTTGCCACCACCGACGCCCTGACGGGCCTCGGGAACCGCCGCGCGTACGACGACGCCCTGCGGCGCGCGCACCTGCACGGCGCGCGCGAGAACGTCACCCTGATGGTCATCGACATGGCCGCCTTCAAGCAGCTCAACGACCTGCACGGGCACGCCGAGGGCGACGACGCGCTGCGCACCGTGGCCCGCACCCTGCTGTGGTCCGTGCGGCGCAACGATCAGGCGTTCCGCTGGGGCGGCGACGAGTTCGCCGTGATCCTGCTCGGCGCGACCGAGAGCGACGCGGACGTCGTCGCGCGCCGCTTCGCGCGCCTGCTGCCCGCGCCGCTGCGCGCGCACATCGGCATCGCGCAGCGCGGCGCGACCGCCACGCCCGCCGAATGGGCGCGCCTCGCGGACACCGCCATGTACACCGCCAAACGCCAGGGGCTGCCCATCACGCGCGCCAGCACCCTGGAGCACGTCACGTCCGGCACGCCCGACCGAAGCGACGACCTGCGCTGACCCACCCGGACGGGCCCAGGCTCAGGGGGCGACCTGCACGCGCGCGCGCCCCGCGCGCTTCGCGTCGTACAGCGCCGCGTCCGCACGCGCCACCCACGTGCGCTCGTCCTCGGCGGCGTGCGCGAGCGCCACGCCGAAACTCGCCGTGAGCCGCAGCCCCCCCGGGTACGCGTGCCCCGCGATGCGCGACGCGAGCGTCGCCGCCGTCGCCTGCGCGGCACTCGCCGTGACGATCACCAGGAATTCCTCGCCGCCCCAGCGACCGAACTGCGCGTCGCCGGGCAGCGCGCCCGCGAGCAGCGCGCCCGTCTCGCGCAGCACCTCGTCGCCGACGTCGTGCCCGTGCGTGTCGTTCACGCGCTTGAAGTGATCCAGGTCAAACAGGATCACCGCCGCCGGCGTGCCTGCGGCCTGCGCGAGCCACGCACTCAACTGCCGACGGTTCGGGAGGCGCGTGAGGGCGTCCTCGTACGCGGAGCGGGCTTCGCGCAGCGCCCCGCCCAGCAGGCGGCTCCACAGCAGGCACATCGCGATCAGCACCGCGTGCGACAGCGCCAGTTGCAGGCACGCGTTCACGGCGCTGACCTTGCGCGCGGTCGGCACGTCCGGCCACGCGAAGAACAACGTCATGACCAGCAGCAACGTGAAGTACAGCAGCGTCACGGCTCTCGCCGCGCGGCGCGGTGATAGCACCAGGAACGCCGTGAGGTACAGCAGCGGCAGCCACGTGGCGCTGCCCGTGATGTTCGTGAGGTCCTGCTGATGCACCGCGCTCCACGCGAAGTGCCCGACGCTGCTGAGCGCCGCGATGGTGAAGTACACGGCGCTGACGGCGTGGTGGGCGCCGGGCCGGCGGCGCAGCCACGCCAGCAGCGCACTCAGCTCCACGAGCAGCAGCGTGAGCGCCACGACGTACCCCGCGCCCCAGCGTTGCAGCACGCTCAGCAGCAGCGTCAGGACGGCGCCGACCACGCTGACGCGCAGGATGACCAGCAGGGCCTGACGGCGGATGGGGGCAAAGGGGTCGGTGAGGGACGGGGGGACCATGGAAGCGTCCTCAACCTACCCCGCGCCCGGTTACGGCACTGTCACATGCGGAGAGTCACCCGCGTGCGTGGCCGGGGCGAACCCGCGCGCATACTCACGCGCCCGCGTGCGTGGCGTCCACATCCTCCACCCAGACGCGCTGCGCGACCTCCACGCTCAGCAGCACCTCGTGGCCGGCCACCATCACGCGCAGCACACCCGCCAGCAGGTCCGCGAACGTCACGCGCACCTCCGCGCCGGGCACCAGGCCCGCACCCACCAGGTGCCGCAGGCGCGCCGGGTCGTCCTGCGCGACGCGGCCCACGCGCACGACCTCGCCGACGCCCACGCCGCTCAGCGCGCGGGTCGCCACGCGCGGC encodes:
- a CDS encoding GGDEF domain-containing protein, which produces MVPPSLTDPFAPIRRQALLVILRVSVVGAVLTLLLSVLQRWGAGYVVALTLLLVELSALLAWLRRRPGAHHAVSAVYFTIAALSSVGHFAWSAVHQQDLTNITGSATWLPLLYLTAFLVLSPRRAARAVTLLYFTLLLVMTLFFAWPDVPTARKVSAVNACLQLALSHAVLIAMCLLWSRLLGGALREARSAYEDALTRLPNRRQLSAWLAQAAGTPAAVILFDLDHFKRVNDTHGHDVGDEVLRETGALLAGALPGDAQFGRWGGEEFLVIVTASAAQATAATLASRIAGHAYPGGLRLTASFGVALAHAAEDERTWVARADAALYDAKRAGRARVQVAP